One window of Chryseobacterium indologenes genomic DNA carries:
- a CDS encoding DedA family protein yields the protein MEDFNSWKDLLNPEFYIKMGGFWLILFIVFAETGLFVGFFLPGDSLLFVSGIYAVEIIKETFGSTGSDFLDTTLLASGVALAAIIGNEVGYYFGRKAGPALYKRPDSMLFKKKYLYQAHDFFEKHGALAIIMARFLPVVRTFTPIVAGIVKMDKKEFLRDNIIGAVLWSFILIFAGHYLDKLFMEQFGINLKEKLEYIIIVIVLVTTLPVIIKFVFGKKDDFSKYENKDSE from the coding sequence ATGGAAGATTTCAATAGCTGGAAGGATTTATTAAACCCGGAATTTTATATTAAAATGGGAGGGTTTTGGCTTATTTTATTCATTGTTTTTGCCGAAACAGGTCTTTTTGTAGGTTTTTTTCTGCCTGGAGATTCACTTTTGTTTGTTTCGGGTATTTATGCTGTTGAAATCATCAAAGAGACTTTTGGATCTACAGGAAGCGATTTCTTAGATACTACATTATTAGCTTCAGGAGTAGCTCTTGCCGCTATTATTGGAAATGAAGTAGGATATTATTTCGGAAGAAAAGCCGGGCCTGCTTTATATAAAAGACCGGATTCCATGCTTTTCAAGAAAAAATACCTTTACCAGGCTCATGACTTCTTTGAAAAACACGGAGCATTAGCAATTATTATGGCTAGATTCTTACCTGTTGTAAGGACTTTTACCCCCATTGTAGCAGGAATTGTGAAGATGGATAAAAAGGAGTTTTTAAGGGATAATATTATTGGTGCTGTGCTATGGTCGTTCATTTTGATCTTTGCAGGACATTATCTGGATAAACTGTTTATGGAACAGTTTGGAATCAACCTGAAAGAGAAGCTGGAATATATCATTATTGTGATTGTTTTGGTGACAACACTTCCGGTGATCATTAAGTTTGTTTTCGGAAAAAAGGATGATTTCTCCAAATATGAAAACAAAGATTCTGAATAA
- a CDS encoding alpha/beta hydrolase yields the protein MKKLILRYHFFVMGCFGFLLQSCNTKFRVWVGPGGQQKIYNLKYGEHKRQKMDVFLPKDYAEDSPVVLIVHGGAWTLGKKEHMIQVQKMLFENRIPSINMNYRLVSAKKKITYKQQLEDIGLAIEKFNSLTEKAELQPNNYILLGESAGGHLALLYGYQHSDQIKKIISLSGPTDFYSSEYLKSFYSKYTSPTFQKVVGSKFDRKNVSEAFREASPIANITNVPTLLFQGNNDFLVNQHQGIAMDSVLTQMNIPHKFIFMKGAGHAPRFFSKRKRDSIIYPNILEWIKK from the coding sequence ATGAAAAAGCTCATTCTCAGGTATCATTTTTTCGTAATGGGATGCTTCGGTTTTCTGCTGCAGTCCTGCAATACGAAGTTCAGAGTCTGGGTAGGTCCCGGAGGCCAGCAGAAAATTTACAATTTAAAATACGGTGAGCATAAAAGACAAAAAATGGATGTCTTTCTTCCCAAAGATTATGCTGAAGATTCTCCTGTGGTTCTTATCGTTCATGGCGGTGCCTGGACTTTAGGTAAGAAGGAACACATGATACAGGTTCAGAAAATGCTTTTTGAAAACAGAATTCCAAGTATCAATATGAACTATCGGTTGGTTTCTGCAAAGAAAAAAATCACTTATAAGCAACAGCTTGAGGATATTGGCCTGGCGATTGAAAAATTCAATTCTTTAACGGAAAAAGCAGAGCTTCAGCCTAATAATTATATTCTTCTGGGAGAAAGTGCCGGCGGACATCTGGCTCTACTTTACGGATATCAGCATTCCGATCAGATCAAAAAAATTATTTCTCTGAGTGGACCAACAGATTTTTACAGCTCTGAATATCTTAAATCTTTTTATTCCAAATATACTTCTCCCACTTTTCAAAAGGTGGTAGGTAGTAAGTTTGACCGGAAAAATGTTTCTGAAGCTTTCAGAGAAGCAAGTCCTATTGCGAATATTACCAATGTTCCTACCCTCCTGTTTCAGGGTAATAATGATTTTTTGGTCAATCAACATCAAGGGATTGCCATGGACTCAGTGCTTACCCAAATGAATATTCCGCACAAGTTTATCTTTATGAAAGGAGCAGGCCATGCGCCAAGGTTCTTCAGTAAAAGAAAAAGAGACAGCATCATCTATCCCAATATTCTGGAATGGATTAAAAAATAG
- a CDS encoding serine hydrolase, protein MQRQSSVLALLCSIIMLSIFCSLLKAQTETNISTIDQEKKKQEIDSIIRAYAAINKFNGTALIHYQNKIIFEKSYGWQNAEKKIPNQNGSVYQIASLTKSFTALMIMKLSEEGKLSVHDPISKYIPDYPRGKEITIEHLLTHTSGIYEVLQNKEYFSLLHTGNSITKDKELSYFKNEPLAFEPGTQFSYTNSGYILLGIIIEKLTGLSYEDAIRKNILNPLKMTHTGFNYLALKSPYKTVPYSYISKTKQEKTEVWNSTLTGPAGQIYSTAEDLYNYYKGLRDYKIVSKETFKKATTPYLSGYGYGWFIDDLYGKKLINHGGNIEGSTSYFAMLPEEDLSIILLNNITSKKLEKAGNTILAVLLDQTYTLPQPKKEVTLSTDLLKKYAGNYKLSDDSIIHILYENGQLFIQSNTIPKVRMLAEKEDVFFLQDDDSEISFIIKKGEKDVISIKKGLSSKTAEKL, encoded by the coding sequence ATGCAACGTCAATCCTCTGTTTTAGCCTTACTATGTTCTATTATTATGTTAAGCATATTCTGTTCTCTTTTAAAAGCCCAGACTGAAACGAATATCAGCACTATTGATCAGGAAAAGAAAAAGCAGGAAATAGACAGTATCATAAGAGCATACGCAGCTATCAATAAATTTAATGGAACGGCTTTAATCCATTATCAGAATAAAATCATTTTTGAAAAGTCTTACGGCTGGCAAAACGCAGAAAAAAAGATACCCAATCAGAACGGAAGTGTCTACCAGATTGCTTCTTTGACCAAATCTTTCACAGCTCTAATGATTATGAAATTAAGTGAAGAGGGAAAACTTTCTGTACATGATCCTATCTCAAAGTATATTCCTGATTATCCAAGAGGAAAAGAAATCACGATAGAACATCTGCTTACCCACACTTCTGGTATCTATGAAGTATTGCAAAACAAGGAATATTTCAGCCTGCTTCACACCGGAAACAGTATTACCAAAGATAAAGAGCTTTCCTATTTTAAAAACGAACCTCTGGCTTTTGAACCGGGTACTCAATTCTCATATACCAATTCAGGTTATATTCTGCTGGGAATTATTATTGAAAAATTAACGGGCCTTTCTTATGAAGATGCGATAAGAAAAAACATATTAAATCCTCTGAAGATGACTCACACCGGCTTTAATTATCTGGCTCTGAAAAGTCCATACAAAACAGTTCCCTATTCATATATTTCAAAAACAAAACAGGAAAAAACAGAAGTCTGGAATTCTACATTAACGGGCCCTGCAGGACAGATCTACAGTACTGCTGAAGACCTTTACAATTATTATAAAGGATTAAGAGATTATAAAATCGTATCCAAAGAAACATTTAAAAAGGCTACAACACCTTATTTGAGCGGCTATGGTTACGGATGGTTTATTGATGATCTGTATGGTAAAAAACTCATCAACCATGGTGGAAATATAGAGGGTTCTACAAGCTATTTTGCTATGCTTCCTGAAGAGGACCTCAGCATTATCCTTCTGAATAATATCACGAGTAAAAAGCTGGAAAAAGCAGGGAACACTATTCTAGCAGTCCTTTTAGATCAAACCTATACTCTTCCCCAGCCTAAGAAAGAAGTCACTTTAAGTACTGATTTACTTAAAAAATATGCCGGTAATTATAAGCTTTCGGACGACAGTATTATTCATATTCTTTACGAAAACGGTCAGCTCTTTATTCAGAGCAATACTATTCCCAAAGTGAGAATGCTGGCTGAAAAAGAGGATGTATTTTTCCTTCAGGATGATGACAGCGAAATTTCTTTCATTATTAAGAAAGGAGAAAAAGATGTTATCAGCATCAAAAAAGGACTTTCATCAAAAACCGCTGAAAAACTTTAA
- a CDS encoding tetratricopeptide repeat protein encodes MDENWETQLQSIWLKLGTISNEEFIHQIKNHTELLTDSPAIADFEKACAFDSTGHEKEAEPLYRSALNKGLTGLRRRRARIQLASTLRNNGKIEESIHILREEKANYSDELNDAVDSFLALSLSSAGEYKEALSLTLKAISKHLPRYNNSLSHYAENL; translated from the coding sequence ATGGATGAAAACTGGGAAACCCAATTACAGAGTATATGGCTGAAACTCGGAACAATAAGCAATGAAGAGTTTATTCACCAAATTAAAAATCATACAGAATTACTAACGGATTCCCCGGCCATTGCTGATTTTGAAAAAGCCTGTGCTTTTGATTCCACAGGACATGAAAAGGAAGCAGAACCTCTGTACAGATCGGCATTAAATAAAGGATTAACCGGTTTAAGAAGGAGAAGAGCAAGAATCCAGCTGGCAAGTACCTTAAGAAATAATGGAAAGATAGAAGAAAGCATTCATATTTTAAGGGAAGAAAAAGCTAATTATTCTGACGAACTGAATGATGCAGTAGACTCTTTTTTAGCGCTGTCCCTTTCTTCAGCGGGAGAATACAAAGAAGCATTATCACTTACCCTGAAAGCAATTTCAAAACATTTGCCCAGATACAATAATTCTCTGAGCCACTATGCTGAAAATCTATAG
- a CDS encoding DUF808 family protein: MASGFFAILDDIAALMDDVAVTSKVATQKTAGILGDDLAVNAEKATGFLSSREIPVLWAITKGSFINKLIILPIVFLLNWLYAPAINYVLILGGFYLAFEGVEKIIEFLFHRDKKGHEVIEEIVEEEKSSEEIEKQKVKSAITTDFILSIEIVIIALGTVLEESHPFITQILVTSLVAFIATVGVYGIVALIVRMDDAGFKLIKKSNDKGFFGRLGHLLVKALPIVIKILGVVGTIALIMVAGGIFLHRVEFFHGILPTWPDVLKELTLGVAGGLAAVAVFTLGKGIYSLATKK; encoded by the coding sequence ATGGCATCAGGCTTTTTTGCAATTTTGGATGATATTGCAGCATTGATGGATGATGTAGCGGTTACCAGTAAGGTTGCTACACAAAAGACAGCAGGGATTTTAGGAGATGATCTGGCTGTAAATGCGGAAAAAGCCACTGGCTTTCTTTCTTCAAGGGAAATTCCAGTTTTATGGGCAATTACAAAAGGTTCTTTTATCAATAAACTGATCATTTTGCCTATCGTTTTTTTACTCAATTGGTTGTATGCTCCGGCTATTAATTATGTATTGATCCTTGGAGGATTCTACCTGGCCTTTGAAGGAGTTGAAAAAATAATAGAATTTCTTTTTCATCGTGACAAAAAAGGGCATGAAGTTATAGAAGAAATTGTAGAAGAAGAAAAAAGTTCTGAAGAAATAGAAAAACAGAAAGTAAAATCGGCAATTACAACAGATTTTATCTTATCAATCGAGATCGTTATTATTGCTTTAGGAACCGTACTGGAAGAAAGTCATCCTTTCATTACACAGATTTTAGTAACAAGCCTGGTGGCATTTATTGCGACTGTTGGAGTTTATGGAATTGTAGCTTTGATCGTAAGAATGGATGATGCGGGCTTTAAATTAATTAAAAAAAGTAATGATAAAGGTTTTTTCGGGAGGCTTGGACATCTATTAGTGAAGGCTTTACCTATTGTTATTAAAATATTAGGAGTCGTGGGAACAATTGCTTTAATAATGGTTGCCGGGGGAATTTTTCTACACAGAGTGGAATTTTTTCATGGCATACTTCCAACCTGGCCGGATGTTTTGAAAGAGCTTACGCTTGGAGTTGCGGGCGGATTGGCAGCGGTTGCAGTCTTCACTTTAGGAAAAGGAATCTATTCTTTAGCAACAAAAAAATAA
- a CDS encoding DUF4304 domain-containing protein, with the protein MDTRTIFLNACNEIATQLDGFKTLEKGQRLKKVSLDKDIYFEIYFQSSFRNDSSSIKLLPHISIYSKILKKWQIEQTKNEYSQGLIFGNQIGYLTPYNNWKEWNLAGLSYEKSIIEITENIEKYILPIFEIFNSKKIAIEFLKNNGTKFNQWSEDSISPLDFFLCFSEKDTTEIFLNNFVNSCPYRGKILKLYEKLETENKIDLNYSEFHGANTIKLAYMNGLKIK; encoded by the coding sequence ATGGATACAAGAACAATATTTTTAAATGCCTGTAACGAAATTGCCACTCAACTTGATGGTTTCAAAACGCTTGAAAAAGGACAAAGACTTAAGAAAGTATCCCTTGATAAAGATATCTATTTTGAGATTTATTTTCAGTCGAGTTTTAGAAATGATTCTTCATCCATTAAACTCCTACCTCACATTAGTATCTATTCTAAAATTTTAAAGAAATGGCAGATAGAGCAAACTAAAAATGAATATTCTCAGGGATTAATTTTTGGAAATCAAATAGGTTATTTAACTCCCTATAATAATTGGAAAGAATGGAATTTAGCAGGGCTATCTTATGAAAAATCAATTATTGAAATCACAGAAAATATAGAAAAATATATACTTCCAATTTTCGAAATTTTTAATTCTAAAAAAATCGCCATCGAGTTTTTAAAGAATAATGGAACAAAGTTTAATCAATGGTCAGAAGATTCTATTTCTCCTTTAGATTTCTTTCTATGTTTTTCAGAAAAAGATACTACTGAAATTTTTTTAAACAATTTTGTAAACAGTTGCCCATATAGAGGGAAAATTCTTAAACTTTACGAGAAACTAGAAACGGAAAATAAAATTGATCTCAATTATTCTGAATTTCATGGCGCCAATACAATTAAATTAGCCTACATGAATGGGTTGAAAATAAAATAA
- the dnaJ gene encoding molecular chaperone DnaJ, with amino-acid sequence MSKRDYYEVLEISKSASADEIKKAYRKMAIKFHPDKNPGDKEAEEKFKEAAEAYEVLSDDQKRARYDQFGHAGMGGNGGFGGGGFGGGMNMEDIFSQFGDIFGGGFGGFGGGGGGRQQVKGSNLRIRIKLNLEEMVNGTQKTIKVKKMKMAEGATSKTCPTCNGSGVQLKVMNTMFGQMQTQTTCSTCQGIGKVADKIPAGANAQGLIKDEEEITINIPAGARDGIQLNVRGKGNDAPFGGIPGDLLVIIEEEVDQIIKREGDNLHQELYVSFAEAALGTKKEIPTVGGKVKITVDPGTQSGKILRLAGKGLPSIDSYGKGDMFIHINVWTPQKLTKDQKDFFEKQMSSGEMVAEPSGKEKTFFDKVKDLFN; translated from the coding sequence ATGTCAAAAAGAGATTATTACGAGGTTCTTGAGATCAGCAAATCTGCATCCGCCGACGAAATAAAAAAAGCATACCGTAAAATGGCCATCAAATTTCACCCGGATAAAAATCCTGGTGATAAGGAGGCTGAAGAAAAATTTAAAGAAGCTGCTGAGGCTTACGAAGTTCTGAGCGACGATCAGAAACGTGCCAGATACGACCAGTTTGGTCATGCCGGAATGGGTGGAAATGGCGGTTTCGGAGGCGGAGGCTTCGGAGGCGGAATGAACATGGAAGATATTTTCAGCCAGTTTGGAGATATTTTCGGTGGTGGTTTCGGAGGATTTGGTGGCGGCGGTGGAGGCCGTCAGCAGGTAAAAGGTTCTAATTTAAGAATCAGAATCAAGCTGAACCTTGAGGAAATGGTAAATGGTACTCAGAAAACCATCAAAGTAAAGAAAATGAAGATGGCAGAAGGTGCCACTTCAAAAACATGTCCTACCTGTAACGGTTCCGGTGTTCAGTTAAAAGTAATGAATACCATGTTTGGTCAAATGCAGACTCAAACTACATGTAGTACTTGTCAGGGAATTGGAAAAGTTGCTGACAAAATTCCTGCAGGAGCCAATGCACAAGGTCTTATCAAAGATGAAGAGGAAATCACAATCAATATCCCGGCAGGAGCAAGAGACGGAATTCAGCTTAATGTAAGAGGAAAAGGAAATGATGCTCCATTTGGTGGAATTCCAGGGGATCTATTGGTGATCATTGAAGAGGAAGTAGATCAAATCATCAAGAGAGAAGGCGATAATCTTCATCAGGAACTGTATGTTTCTTTTGCTGAAGCTGCTTTAGGAACGAAAAAAGAAATTCCTACCGTAGGCGGAAAAGTAAAAATTACCGTTGATCCGGGAACTCAGTCCGGAAAGATCTTAAGATTAGCAGGAAAAGGACTTCCAAGCATCGACAGTTACGGAAAAGGAGACATGTTTATCCATATCAATGTGTGGACGCCACAGAAGCTTACGAAAGACCAGAAAGACTTCTTTGAAAAGCAGATGTCCAGCGGAGAAATGGTTGCAGAACCATCCGGAAAGGAAAAAACTTTTTTTGATAAAGTAAAAGATTTATTCAATTAA
- a CDS encoding nucleotide exchange factor GrpE → MMENQDINEESINNQEENNVQNDATSQDNVTATPSAEELLAEEKDRYIRLYAEFENYKKRTSKEKMEFFQYANQEMMVSMLGVLDDFERALKEIAKNGNPADLQGVELIYQKFKNKLTEKGLKTMEVRAGDSFNVDFHEAITQIPAPSEDLKGKIVDVIETGYTLGDKVIRFAKVVTGN, encoded by the coding sequence ATTATGGAAAACCAGGATATTAACGAAGAAAGCATCAATAATCAGGAAGAAAACAACGTTCAGAATGACGCAACGTCTCAGGACAATGTGACAGCTACTCCTTCTGCAGAAGAACTTTTGGCAGAAGAAAAAGACCGTTACATCAGATTGTACGCTGAATTTGAAAACTATAAAAAAAGAACAAGCAAAGAGAAGATGGAATTCTTCCAGTATGCCAACCAGGAGATGATGGTTTCAATGTTAGGGGTTTTAGATGATTTTGAAAGAGCATTAAAGGAAATCGCTAAAAACGGAAACCCGGCTGACCTGCAAGGTGTAGAGCTTATCTATCAGAAATTCAAAAATAAACTTACCGAAAAAGGCTTAAAAACAATGGAAGTAAGAGCTGGTGACAGCTTTAATGTTGATTTCCATGAAGCGATTACTCAGATCCCTGCTCCATCGGAAGATTTGAAAGGAAAAATCGTAGACGTTATTGAAACAGGATATACTTTAGGCGATAAGGTAATCCGTTTTGCAAAAGTAGTAACAGGAAATTAA
- a CDS encoding Nramp family divalent metal transporter encodes MNFNIKNAWRKDKTSHSLSEVYSSIKVPKNANFWRKYLAFAGPGLMIAVGYMDPGNWATDIAGGAQFGYTLLSVILISNIFAMVLQHLSVKLGVVAERDLAQACRDHFSPTTNFILWVFCEIAIAACDLAEVIGSAIALNLLFHIPLTWGIVITTVDVLIILLLQAKGFRWIESIVGGLIFIILACFVYEIVISKPAFNEILGGLVPQKEIIQNPAMLYIAIGILGATVMPHNLYLHSSIVQTRDYTRDTQGKKEAIKFATLDSTVSLMLAFFINAAILILAAATFHTTGNEHVADIHDAYKMLTPILGASMASIAFAIALLASGQNSTLTGTLAGQIVMEGFLNIRLKPWLRRLITRLIAVIPALIVAILYGEQGTTELLVLSQVILSMQLSFAVVPLVMFTNDKAKMGEFVNKPFLKICVWAISIIIIVLNLYLLYQTFTGK; translated from the coding sequence ATGAATTTCAATATAAAGAACGCCTGGCGAAAAGATAAAACATCTCATTCCTTATCAGAGGTTTATTCATCTATCAAAGTTCCTAAAAATGCAAATTTCTGGAGAAAATATCTTGCATTTGCCGGACCGGGACTGATGATTGCCGTAGGATATATGGATCCGGGAAACTGGGCTACAGATATTGCAGGAGGAGCTCAGTTTGGGTATACCCTGCTATCGGTAATTCTTATTTCCAATATTTTTGCAATGGTTTTGCAGCATTTATCCGTGAAACTGGGAGTTGTTGCAGAAAGAGATCTTGCACAGGCCTGCAGAGATCACTTCAGTCCTACTACCAATTTTATCCTCTGGGTATTTTGTGAAATAGCCATTGCCGCCTGTGATCTCGCCGAGGTCATTGGTTCTGCGATTGCATTAAACCTATTATTTCATATTCCGCTAACGTGGGGAATTGTCATTACAACAGTTGATGTTTTAATTATTCTCTTACTTCAGGCCAAAGGTTTCCGATGGATTGAAAGTATTGTAGGAGGGCTTATATTCATTATCCTCGCCTGTTTTGTCTATGAAATTGTTATTTCTAAACCTGCTTTCAATGAGATTCTGGGAGGATTGGTTCCTCAAAAGGAAATCATTCAGAATCCCGCAATGCTATATATTGCCATCGGGATTTTAGGTGCCACCGTAATGCCCCACAACCTGTATCTGCACAGCAGTATTGTACAGACCAGAGATTATACCCGGGATACGCAAGGAAAAAAAGAAGCCATAAAGTTTGCTACCCTGGACAGCACAGTTTCATTGATGCTGGCATTCTTCATTAATGCTGCAATCCTAATTCTGGCAGCGGCCACCTTCCATACGACAGGTAACGAACATGTTGCTGATATTCATGATGCCTATAAAATGCTGACCCCTATTTTAGGAGCTTCCATGGCAAGTATTGCATTTGCTATTGCGTTATTGGCATCCGGACAAAACTCAACATTAACCGGTACGCTTGCAGGACAGATTGTAATGGAAGGTTTTTTAAATATCAGATTAAAACCATGGCTGAGAAGGCTTATCACTAGACTTATTGCTGTAATTCCGGCACTTATTGTTGCTATCCTTTATGGCGAACAGGGAACAACCGAACTATTGGTTTTAAGTCAGGTTATTCTATCCATGCAGCTAAGTTTTGCTGTTGTCCCATTGGTTATGTTTACCAATGATAAAGCGAAAATGGGTGAATTTGTCAATAAACCGTTTCTTAAAATCTGCGTGTGGGCAATTTCCATTATTATTATTGTTTTAAACCTGTATCTGTTGTATCAAACGTTTACAGGAAAATAA
- a CDS encoding OmpA family protein has protein sequence MSLNVIDLIKGQLGPALVSQAASQFGESESGISKAIGGLLPAVVGGLANSADKPGVVDAITQASSSGILGNLLGGSSSNPIISNLLSSIFGDKVSGLVNSIASFSGVSNTSASSLLNLVTGATVGTVGKYAADNNLGASGISSLLNDQKGIISSLLPAGLSLASFGLGAENWFGQAKETVSSVTSTAKDNIAEGVATARENVSEGAREVRERFENNNNNNQGGGSIWKWLLPLLLLLAAGYFLWKQCEKKQTTTTTTVTSDSATTSTTTDTAATGTATPVPATAKTDENIDLNGVMLKGYKGGMEDQMISFLKSGGYKNAADDSALKDKWYDFDHVNFKMGSSTELEAGSQGQLDNLVAILKAFPDAKIKVGGYTDKTGNEASNVKLSKARAEFIKAALAKAGVGAQVIAADGYGSQFAKVDAKASDAERAADRKMAVRFAK, from the coding sequence ATGTCTTTAAATGTCATTGATTTAATTAAAGGACAATTAGGTCCCGCTTTGGTTTCACAGGCTGCCTCGCAGTTTGGAGAAAGTGAATCCGGTATTTCTAAAGCAATCGGCGGATTATTACCTGCAGTAGTAGGAGGATTAGCCAATAGTGCAGATAAGCCTGGCGTTGTGGATGCTATTACACAAGCCTCTTCAAGTGGAATTTTAGGGAATTTATTAGGTGGTTCGTCCAGCAACCCTATTATTTCTAACTTGTTGTCTTCAATTTTTGGAGATAAAGTAAGTGGATTAGTTAACTCCATTGCTAGTTTTTCAGGAGTAAGCAATACCTCCGCCAGTTCTTTGTTAAATCTGGTGACTGGAGCTACAGTAGGCACAGTTGGAAAATACGCAGCAGACAATAATTTGGGTGCTTCAGGTATTTCCAGTTTACTGAACGATCAGAAAGGCATTATTTCTTCCTTATTGCCGGCAGGTCTGTCTTTGGCTTCCTTTGGATTAGGAGCTGAAAATTGGTTTGGTCAGGCGAAGGAAACAGTTTCTTCGGTAACTTCTACCGCTAAAGATAACATCGCAGAAGGTGTAGCTACAGCAAGAGAAAATGTTTCAGAAGGAGCTAGAGAAGTGAGAGAAAGATTTGAAAATAATAACAATAATAATCAAGGCGGAGGTTCAATCTGGAAATGGTTGCTTCCGCTTTTACTGTTACTGGCAGCCGGGTATTTCTTGTGGAAACAGTGTGAGAAAAAACAGACCACTACCACCACTACTGTTACGTCTGACTCTGCAACAACAAGTACTACTACAGATACCGCTGCAACAGGAACTGCAACACCTGTTCCGGCTACTGCTAAAACCGACGAAAATATTGATCTTAACGGTGTGATGTTAAAAGGTTACAAAGGTGGTATGGAGGATCAAATGATTTCATTCCTTAAATCCGGTGGTTACAAAAATGCAGCTGATGATTCTGCATTGAAAGATAAGTGGTACGATTTCGACCATGTTAATTTCAAAATGGGAAGCTCTACTGAACTTGAAGCAGGTTCACAAGGACAATTGGATAACCTGGTAGCTATCCTTAAGGCTTTCCCTGATGCAAAAATCAAAGTTGGAGGCTATACTGATAAAACAGGAAACGAAGCTTCTAACGTAAAATTGTCAAAAGCAAGAGCTGAATTTATCAAAGCTGCTTTAGCTAAAGCTGGCGTTGGTGCACAGGTAATTGCTGCAGACGGTTACGGAAGTCAGTTTGCTAAAGTAGATGCAAAAGCTTCTGATGCTGAAAGAGCTGCAGACAGAAAAATGGCTGTAAGATTTGCTAAATAA